From Theileria annulata chromosome 1, complete sequence, *** SEQUENCING IN PROGRESS ***, one genomic window encodes:
- a CDS encoding Tpr-related protein family member, putative (Tap821d03.p1c.cand.30 - score = 24.73;~SMART 11 transmembrane domains at aa 20-39, 221-243, 253-275, 282-304, 319-341, 353-375, 379-401, 406-428, 453-475, 496-515 and 525-547;~11 probable transmembrane helices predicted for TA16895 by TMHMM2.0 at aa 20-39, 221-243, 253-275, 282-304, 319-341, 353-375, 379-401, 406-428, 453-475, 496-515 and 525-547;~Signal anchor predicted for TA16895 by SignalP 2.0 HMM (Signal peptide probability 0.022, signal anchor probability 0.834) with cleavage site probability 0.006 between residues 41 and 42), whose amino-acid sequence MAKCPYCDRQASLGVDKCGLLITAYILAGLAMMLNIRLAYSSAPYALIRFRLPENLFSVFVRRMASALELWCLPSMLLGNLMDLIQKLGFYPQNLKNAAGGNDSDGLRGKAGNLNTQASTLASELNDDHAQALVNKLKEAASNDSGKGLKQLLGDLKSASGTEVVEKANAVKDKYEAVEREYYKVKNDDKASKGGNFGQVTTAFEALQKLYTDAVCPEKFYWIVVPSIVCQWLNFLTYVILLYVYVFGGDQGHLTTFYFVIAISGVVFGINMTLVYSVDFNYIPVYIAGENSFPIVTSFMHYLTTLMFGNRRKWNSDFIVVCVDIGVAIIISFVAAVVWTWAYKCSNGQEKKWWHIYAFGFSGGFSSEVISPALMVIVGMGLVYAIYPGIAPGMIVPFYLVDKIEMVLLIATFFPPVIVAMLRRTAGFGDPQSPMCGWKKPTVDWMPDKDGRFWHAFDLLMVIKITLAVVFIYSLHYRDSSLARSIINQPKMSTALSIIFYMCHEILLAIGFPGVIGNNGGDYVLIPQYIGALFMIFLAFYSEGYIIEYKSHDPDHWPTDGMWYLYGYYQLNPDFLL is encoded by the coding sequence ATGGCAAAGTGTCCTTACTGTGATCGTCAGGCTTCTCTTGGCGTCGATAAATGTGGATTACTTATAACTGCCTATATTCTTGCTGGACTTGCTATGATGCTTAATATTCGACTTGCATATAGTTCAGCACCATACGCACTCATTAGATTTAGATTACCCGAGAATCTCTTCAGTGTATTTGTTAGAAGAATGGCAAGTGCACTTGAACTCTGGTGTCTCCCCAGTATGCTATTGGGAAACCTAATGGACCTAATTCAGAAACTCGGGTTTTACCCCCAAAACCTTAAAAATGCAGCTGGTGGAAATGATAGTGATGGGCTCCGAGGAAAGGCTGGCAACCTCAATACTCAAGCCAGTACACTAGCCAGTGAACTAAATGATGATCATGCTCAAGCTCTTGTCAACAAACTGAAAGAGGCCGCAAGTAATGATAGTGGTAAGGGTCTTAAACAGTTACTCGGAGATCTTAAAAGTGCTAGTGGTACCGAAGTTGTTGAGAAGGCCAATGCCGTCAAAGACAAGTATGAAGCTGTTGAACGAGAATACTACAAAGTGAAAAATGATGATAAGGCTAGTAAAGGTGGTAACTTTGGCCAAGTTACAACTGCATTCGAAGCACTTCAGAAACTATATACCGATGCTGTATGTCCTGAAAAGTTCTACTGGATAGTAGTTCCTTCAATTGTCTGTCAGTggttaaattttctaacGTATGTAATACTTCTCTATGTATACGTTTTTGGTGGTGATCAGGGCCATCTAActacattttattttgtgATCGCAATATCTGGAGTTGTATTTGGAATTAATATGACCTTGGTTTATTCTGTTGactttaattatatacctGTCTATATTGCTGGTGAAAACTCATTTCCAATTGTAACGTCATTCATGCATTATCTCACAACTCTCATGTTTGGCAATCGGAGGAAATGGAATAGCGACTTCATTGTAGTCTGTGTGGACATTGGGGTAgcaataataatatcatttgTGGCAGCTGTGGTTTGGACATGGGCCTACAAATGTAGTAATGGTCAGGAAAAGAAGTGGTGGCATATTTATGCATTTGGATTCTCTGGAGGTTTTAGTTCAGAAGTTATCTCTCCCGCTTTAATGGTAATTGTTGGTATGGGTCTTGTTTATGCTATATATCCTGGTATTGCGCCCGGTATGATTGTACCATTTTATCTAGTTGATAAGATTGAAATGGTTCTCCTCATTGCTACATTCTTTCCACCCGTGATTGTTGCCATGCTGAGAAGAACTGCTGGATTTGGTGATCCTCAGTCTCCAATGTGTGGATGGAAAAAACCTACAGTAGATTGGATGCCGGATAAAGACGGTCGATTCTGGCATGCTTTTGATCTGCTTATGGTTATCAAGATCACTCTAGCAGttgtttttatatattcacttCATTACAGAGATTCTTCACTTGCTAGATCCATCATTAATCAACCTAAAATGTCCACTGCACTAtccattatattttatatgtgtcatgaaatattacttgCTATAGGATTTCCAGGTGTCATAGGTAATAATGGAGGGGACTATGTATTAATACCCCAATACATAGGAGCGCTATTTATGATATTCCTTGCATTTTACAGTGAAGGATacattatagaatataaaagtcATGATCCTGATCATTGGCCCACGGATGGAATGTGGTATTTATATGGATACTACCAATTGAACCctgattttttattatga
- a CDS encoding uncharacterized protein (Tap821d03.p1c.C.cand.66 - score = 25.07;~SMART 1 transmembrane domain at aa 5-27;~1 probable transmembrane helix predicted for TA16905 by TMHMM2.0 at aa 5-27): MIIFLYNYVLFSIILSVYSISLSYINTHNTFFTHNKRKGLNVVSRTGVCVPEDVGLFGRTMISYECFYTKDGRTQTGDEWEAEMREETKRNFPGVDKKVKKVKRVDVNSTEPDAGFKRFEIPAPFNPTKMLLREGIPYLTISVWAPGLNVRDFTVFLNYSQNDYPDAYTQDCTILPSDTTEPSELDEYYTTFENAEWEKPHKFSYHSTYNDLFNRMEKPDYGYADVDNDLVKPPLILINFPKNTIVNQWERATFGSKRDPKKRKQLSRIQRAYRPFSHIDLRDVKCIYKDSALQITMKLTHITPPPTHQKNYKLNISTEGEIKPPKTLPLETVHGWMYNWHYFRKYDLNFDLSKFELPELTDQNKPNLVDDMTPRQVRRFIKESDELSKLD; the protein is encoded by the exons ATGatcatttttttatataattatgtgCTTTTTTCAATAATCTTATCCGTCTACTCAATTAGTTTATCTTACATTAATACACATAATACTTTTTTCACACATAACAAAAGAAAAGGCTTGAATGTGGTAAGCAGAACCGGTGTATGTGTACCCGAGGATGTCGGCTTATTCGGACGTACAATGATATCGTATGAATGCTTCTATACGAAGGACGGACGCACTCAGACTGGTGACGAGTGGGAGGCTGAGATGCGGGAGGAGACTAAGAGGAACTTTCCCGGCGTTGACAAGAAGGTTAAAAAGGTGAAAAGGGTCGACGTGAACAGCACAGAGCCGGACGCAGGCTTCAAAAGGTTTGAGATTCCAGCTCCCTTTAATCCTACTAAGATGCTCCTGAGGGAAGGGATTCCATATTTGACTATAAGCGTTTGGGCTCCAGGCCTCAATGTACGTGATTTCactgtatttttaaattattctcaAAATGACTACCCCGACGCTTATACACAAGATTGTACTATACTACCTAGTGATACTACTGAACCAAGTGAGTTAGACGAGTATTACACTACTTTTGAGAATGCAGAATGGGAGAAACCtcataaattttcataCCACAGCACTTACAATGATCTGTTTAACCGTATGGAAAAGCCGGATTATGGCTACGCTGATGTGGATAATGATTTAGTGAAGCCACCTCtgatattaataaacttCCCCAAAAACACTATTGTCAATCAATGGGAGAGGGCGACGTTTGGTTCTAAAAGGGACCCTAAGAAGAGGAAACAGCTTTCCCGAATACAAAGGGCATACAGACCCTTTTCTCACATTGACCTCAGGGACgttaaatgtatatataagGACTCCGCTCTTCAAATTACTATGAAACTTACTCACATTACTCCTCCTCCCACTCATCAGAAGAATTATAAGCTAAACATATCCACcg aGGGAGAAATAAAACCTCCTAAGACTTTACCCTTGGAGACTGTTCATGGTTGGATGTACAACTGGCACTACTTTAGGAAGTATGACTTGAATTTTGACCTTTCTAAGTTTGAGTTACCTGAGCTTACGGATCAGAACAAGCCGAATCTAGTGGACGACATGACGCCTCGTCAAGTAAGACGCTTCATTAAGGAGTCTGATGAGCTGAGTAAACTTGATTAA
- a CDS encoding arginyl-tRNA synthetase, putative (SMART pfam:tRNA-synt_1d (PF00750) at aa 84-496, E()=1.80e-10), with translation MKMESLIYTLKSPEPSPTFLTLILTKLMKGILHTNILNYNIYNRWGNCRFTVLKIKKELSTVGGCKITHDTLNIKLRDQYIIDQLNVMSESDRLNVGKLTDETVLVDYFSPNVGKNLHMGHIRSLGLGQAISNLLDFSGSKVIRRNHVGDFGLQSGIIMRYIIEYDTRAMEALNPATCNRSFMRELFRYQQIGFSPLEYSYEYNTKNLTLSFPLFAYGLVVDTIDDYYKLAFEKFSSDQEFARRAKIETYLLQNEKSFANPQWENVNHISLVQYNDILDYYYIKGLKNIPESLYKNVTNRLIEELIKEKKVDQNDKEVVYTISKSSKQHNKPDNSDNVEVKKEDKTVLRTREGSLTYMATDLGALSHRIGWNKPDRIIYVTENNQKSHFQKLYTIIYVQLYKIAKKLNILKTCKMEHVGFGQIGLEGTGKIRSRTGNTCTIKDITKQVVELVTEKFVKRGDYLRLKHPIAARKIGVGSILFSDLSVEPKSGYNFSIERLMNQGYNLLIAILYSYVRSKSILERCESLPQIPSNEFRNEYERKLGMLLLGFENMIAASISMREPHRVCKYLTNLSKGFNQFYEKTPVIVDDKVNSLSYKLVKMTSKAIEIGLDILNIQTVKQL, from the exons ATGAAGATGGAGAGTTTGATTTACACACTAAAATCGCCAGAACCATCTCCGACATTCTTAACCTTAATCTTGACAAAACTAATGAAAGGTATATTacatacaaatattttgaactataatatatataatcgCTGGGGAAATTGTAGATTTACAGTTTTAAAG ATTAAGAAAGAATTAAGTACAGTGGGAGGATGCAAGATAACACATGACAcattaaacattaaactCAGAGATCAATACATCATAGATCAACTGAATGTAATGTCAGAAAGTGACCGGTTGAACGTTGGGAAGCTGACCGATGAAACTGTTCTAGTCGACTACTTTAGCCCAAACGTAGGCAAAAACTTACATATGGGTCACATAAGGTCACTAGGATTAGGGCAAGCTATTTCTAATCTTCTAGATTTTTCAg GCAGTAAAGTGATTCGTCGAAACCATGTGGGTGATTTCGGACTTCAAAGTGGGATAATAATGCgttatattattgaatatgACACCAGGGCAATGGAAGCGCTGAACCCAGCGACTTGTAACCGTTCCTTTATGAGGGAATTATTTCGATACCAACAAATTGGGTTCTCTCCCCTCGAGTACAGCTACGAGTACAACACCAAGAATTTAACCCTTTCATTTCCTTTATTCGCCTACGGACTCGTAGTCGATACTATTGACGACTACTACAAACTCGCCTTTGAGAAGTTCTCTTCAGACCAAGAGTTCGCACGGAGAGCTAAAATTGAAACTTATTTGCTCCAAAATGAAAAGAGTTTCGCAAATCCACAGTGGGAAAATGTTAATCATATATCTCTTGTACAGTATAATGACATTCTCgactattattatataaaggGTCTCAAAAATATTCCTGAAAGTTTATACAAGAATGTAACAAATAGGCTTATTGAAGAGTTAATAAAGGAAAAAAAGGTTGATCAAAATGACAAAGAAGTCGTTTATACTATTTCCAAATCCTCAAAACAGCATAATAAACCTGATAATTCAGATAACGTTGAGGTTAAAAAGGAGGATAAAACTGTGTTGAGGACTAGGGAAGGAAGTTTGACATACATGGCTACGGATTTAGGAGCTTTATCGCATAGAATTGGTTGGAACAAGCCTGACAGGATTATTTATGTTACTGAAAATAATCAAAAGTCTCATTTTCAAAAg ttatatactataatataCGTTCAGCTGTATAAAATTGCgaaaaaattgaatattttgAAGACGTGTAAGATGGAACACGTTGGATTTGGGCAGATAGGACTTGAAGGTACTGGGAAGATCCGGTCTAGAACTGGAAATACCTGTACTATTAAGGACATCACTAAGCAAGTTGTTGAACTAGTAACTGAGAAATTTGTTAAGCGGGGTGATTATTTACGACTTAAGCATCCTATTGCGGCCAGAAAAAtag GTGTTGGAtctatattatttagtgaTTTAAGTGTGGAACCGAAATCGGGTTACAATTTTTCTATAGAACGTTTAATGAATCAGGGATATAACTTACTAATCGCAATTCTTTATTCATATGTTCGTAGTAAATCTATTCTTGAGCGTTGTGAATCATTACCTCAAATTCCTTCCAATG AGTTCCGAAATGAGTACGAACGTAAATTGGGAATGTTGTTGTTAGGATTTGAGAATATGATAGCTGCTTCCATATCAATGAGAGAGCCTCACAGGGTGTGTAAATATCTCACAAATTTGTCAAAAGGCTTTAACCAGTTTTACGAAAAAACTCCTGTAATTGTGGATGATAAGGTAAATTCACTTTCTTATAAGTTGGTTAAAATGACTTCAAAAGCAATAGAAATCGGTCTcgatattttaaatatacaaactgttaaacaattataa
- a CDS encoding 60S ribosomal protein L10e, putative (Tap821d03.p1c.cand.28 - score = 20.03;~SMART pfam:Ribosomal_L10 (PF00466) at aa 17-127, E()=3.80e-02): MAISKRRNPLHTSICKKDGKKKIKLVENIRETLENFIKKNDNSTFVYLISLNNQRNSPLKTLRSLLLPGRVFYGKNKVMRIAFGTKPEDEIHDNIHKISKNINGETAVLITSEDPEVVIKKVKEYKVRDFSKAGNIATDTIVLKVDGKEFDEIPGSMEPQFRQLGMPTALNMGKIILMGDFTLCEKDKPLTPNQTHLLKLFGIRMSLFEANVLGFWNDGHYKQLA, encoded by the exons ATGGCTATATCGAAGCGAAGGAATCCTCTTCATACATCAATTTGTAAGAAGGATGGTAAAaagaagataaaattagttgaaAATATAAGAGAAACattggaaaattttattaaaaaaaatgaTAACTCAActtttgtatatttaatcTCTTTAAACAATCAGAGGAACTCACCTCTCAAAACACTTAGATCCTTATTACTTCCCGGGAG AGTGTTTTATGGCAAAAATAAGGTAATGCGTATAGCATTTGGTACAAAACCTGAAGACGAAATACATGACAACATACACAAAATTTCAAAG AATATAAATGGAGAAACGGCTGTTTTAATAACTAGTGAGGACCCAGAGGTGGTAATTAAGAAGGTGAAGGAATATAAAGTTAGAGATTTTTCTAAAGCCGGTAATATAGCTACTGATACAATTGTACTCAAG GTTGATGGAAAAGAGTTTGATGAGATTCCAGGCAGTATGGAGCCTCAGTTTCGACAACTAGGGATGCCAACAGCACTAAATATGGGtaaaattatactaatGGGCGATTTTACACTATGTGAAAAGGATAAGCCACTAACGCCAAATCAAACTCATCTCCTG aaattatttgGGATAAGAATGTCGTTATTTGAAGCAAACGTACTTGGATTCTGGAATGATGGCCATTACAAGCAGTTGGCCTAA
- a CDS encoding uncharacterized protein (Tap821d03.p1c.cand.32 - score = 20.58), producing the protein MNGLTKFSNVPSTKWLHFNFVTSIYNLYTKNNTQPTGELPNPDHKSVFKSDEKKKNDHIYHLPGRLICHLNKHKESLLRNDHYDDVTKWAYYGLFSVVIHNWNSIHKREKLALINSIVKIIRSISNNRTEINVNDHNLNNYRESLIIFLKFILLSDSNTLSKINGKRFYSHDYISNWKYLHDFLNECVYDLNSFNGVGNGIFMELINEYNYAKDFSKLLSIIYWVKSLKIVDNQLEPASKAVLSRFKSVYTEECDLRDVINISYYATKIDPKLLSDGFLSHCLFKRFGNKFYQLNVIDCYHLLYFLKTYIDSGLSNKLNCLYLPMAFNILANIHVYINGGELDTQELEELSSSIFNGKVDLSNLFKEQVNDKKYYKLKVINDLLKEISEHLGILEPFCIKVHNEVSNIIN; encoded by the exons ATGAATGGATTAACCAAGTTTTCAAATGTTCCCAGTACAAAATGGCTCCATTTTAACTTTGTCACTTCAATTTATAATCTATACACTAAGAACAATACACAGCCAACCGG agAATTACCAAATCCTGACCATAAATCAGTATTTAAATCTGAtgaaaaaaagaaaaatgaTCATATATACCACTTGCCAGGCCGTTTAATATGTCATTTAAACAAGCATAAAGAATCTTTATTGCGTAATGACCACTATGATGATGTTACCAAGTGGGCCTACTATGGGCTCTTTTCAGTTGTTATACATAATTGGAACAGTATACATAAAAGAGAGAAGTTGGCTTTAATTAACTCAATTGTTAAGATAATAAGGTCAATTTCAAATAACCGAACGGAAATCAACGTCAATGACcataatttgaataattacAGAGAATCGcttataatatttttaaagttCATTTTACTCTCTGACTCAAACACTTTGTCGAAAATTAATGGCAAAAGATTCTATTCCCATGATTATATTAGCAATTGGAAATATTTGCATGACTTTCTTAACGAATGTGTTTATGATTTGAACAGTTTTAACGGAGTGGGAAACGGAATATTCATGGagttaataaatgaatataactATGCAAAGGATTTCTCAAAACTTCTCTCCATAATATATTGGGTCAAATCCCTTAAAATCGTTGATAATCAGCTGGAACCCGCCTCCAAAGCAGTGTTGAGCAGGTTTAAATCAGTGTACACTGAAGAGTGTGATTTAAGGGATGTTATTAACATATCATATTACGCAACTAAAATTGACCCTAAGTTGTTATCTGACGGGTTTCTTTCCCATTGTTTATTCAAAAGGTTtggtaataaattttaccAGTTGAATGTAATTGACTGTTATCACCTCCTGTACTTCCTTAAAACGTATATTGATTCTGGTCTTAGTAATAAGTTAAATTGTCTATATTTACCGATGGCCTTCAATATTCTTGCTAATATACACGTTTACATTAATGGTGGTGAGCTGGACACACAAGAGTTGGAGGAATTATCAAGTAGTATATTCAATGGTAAAGTCGACTTGAGTAATCTATTTAAAGAACAAGTgaatgataaaaaatattacaaattaaagGTCATAAATGACTTGCTGAAAGAAATTTCAGAACACTTGGGAATTTTGGAACCCTTCTGCATTAAAGTACACAATGAAGtttctaatattataaactaa
- a CDS encoding Tpr-related protein family member, putative (Tap821d03.p1c.cand.31 - score = 36.43;~SMART 10 transmembrane domains at aa 12-34, 364-386, 393-415, 420-442, 455-477, 497-519, 526-548, 582-604, 625-644 and 654-686;~10 probable transmembrane helices predicted for TA16900 by TMHMM2.0 at aa 12-34, 364-386, 393-415, 420-442, 455-477, 497-519, 526-548, 582-604, 625-644 and 654-676) has product MAGDDPIKIVNYTFAGLAMMLNIRLVYSASPYALMRFKLPENLFSVFVRVMASALELWCLPSMVIGNIIDIFDKYISDPHERRRFSDAHKYDVKDSSLGDGLKDKAEELQAAAKVLQTKAESVGGLSGLTTPAGQLSNGAGLLATNPGQASEIINNFNQLETQYNGLVGEKAKVKSEFEAVEHIYNRMLNVTKAGKLQNQVGDQVGSSPGEQKIWHHANLLYAKANALANASGLNPAQGDDAQKQKLKAELRELATALANAVGADHQAQGSLQKALSDLSSANDSNIVEKAITVINKYKDVTEKYNAVTDKEGKYRSVLVSSADEFTTKYTPVKSQFGQLKEKFDAAKCRAITPIFDKEWIRYISIFWSWSNFVTFVILFFVFIPGDEGHVTVFYWVIAASGFVFGINMVMVYAMEYEYFPWYIAGENSFPIITSFMHYVSTLMFGNRRKWNSDYIVVLVDMVISLAISLIAASLWTYCYVKPSTHEYFGPSDINPAIVSPVLMVLVGMGLVYTIYPAIAPGMIVPFYLIDKIEMVLLILTTFPPLIFATLRKLYGFQDPAQPMCGWSNPTVFWKTDADGRFWHAFDILMPLQISLAFIFIYSLHYRDSHISRSIINQPKMSTALSIIFYMCHEIMLALGFPGMIGNNGGDQIMLPIQLIGAFLMVLLAFYSIGYITEYKRHDPSQWPTEGMTKWNAMCYWLKMASKITNKNFKQLFTNDLWKYLDIFYFN; this is encoded by the coding sequence ATGGCTGGAGACGACCCAATTAAGATTGTGAATTATACCTTTGCTGGTCTTGCTATGATGCTCAACATTAGGCTTGTTTACAGTGCTTCTCCATATGCACTAATGAGATTCAAACTTCCAGAGAATCTCTTCAGTGTGTTCGTTAGGGTTATGGCAAGTGCTCTCGAACTTTGGTGTCTCCCCAGTATGGTCAttggtaatattattgaCATTTTCGATAAATACATTAGTGATCCTCATGAACGAAGAAGATTTAGTGATGCTCATAAGTATGATGTCAAAGACAGTTCTCTAGGTGATGGACTTAAAGATAAAGCAGAAGAATTGCAGGCTGCGGCCAAAGTACTCCAAACCAAGGCTGAGAGTGTTGGTGGACTTAGTGGACTTACTACTCCAGCCGGACAACTATCCAATGGAGCTGGACTGCTAGCCACTAATCCTGGTCAGGCTTctgaaataataaacaacTTCAACCAATTGGAAACTCAATACAACGGACTAGTTGGTGAGAAGGCTAAGGTCAAATCTGAATTTGAAGCTGTCGAACATATATACAACCGAATGCTCAATGTCACTAAGGCCGGTAAACTTCAAAATCAAGTTGGTGATCAAGTTGGTAGTAGTCCTGGTGAACAAAAGATTTGGCATCACGCCAATCTATTATATGCTAAAGCAAACGCACTAGCCAATGCCAGTGGACTTAACCCAGCTCAAGGTGATGATGCTCAAAAACAAAAACTTAAAGCCGAACTAAGGGAACTTGCCACCGCACTTGCTAATGCCGTAGGAGCCGATCACCAAGCTCAAGGTTCTCTCCAAAAGGCCCTATCTGATCTCTCTAGTGCTAATGATTCCAATATTGTTGAAAAGGCCATTACTGTAATCAATAAGTACAAAGATGTTACTGAAAAATACAATGCTGTTACCGATAAAGAAGGTAAATATCGAAGTGTTCTTGTTAGTAGTGCTGATGAATTTACAACCAAATACACCCCAGTTAAATCTCAATTCGGCCAACTCAAAGAAAAGTTCGACGCCGCTAAGTGTAGGGCTATTACTCCTATTTTTGACAAAGAGTGGATTAGATATATATCCATATTTTGGTCTTGGTCCAATTTTGTCACATTCGTCATTTTGTTTTTCGTGTTTATTCCTGGTGACGAGGGTCACGTCACTGTTTTTTACTGGGTTATTGCAGCATCTGGATTTGTGTTTGGAATTAACATGGTTATGGTTTATGCTATGGAATATGAGTATTTCCCATGGTATATTGCTGGCGAAAACTCCTTTCCAATTATTACTTCATTCATGCATTATGTAAGTACTTTGATGTTTGGTAATAGGAGGAAATGGAATTCTGACTATATTGTAGTACTTGTTGATATGGTGATATCACTAGCAATATCGTTGATAGCCGCCTCTCTATGGACATATTGCTATGTTAAGCCATCAACACATGAATACTTTGGACCAAGTGATATTAATCCTGCAATAGTTTCACCAGTTTTAATGGTTCTTGTCGGTATGGGTCTAGTCTACACAATATATCCTGCTATAGCTCCTGGTATGATCGTGCCATTCTATCTCATTGATAAGATTGAGATGGTACTCCTTATTCTGACCACATTTCCACCTCTCATATTTGCAACCCTTAGAAAGTTGTATGGGTTTCAGGATCCTGCTCAACCAATGTGTGGATGGTCTAATCCTACAGTATTTTGGAAAACAGATGCAGATGGTCGATTTTGGCATGCTTTTGACATATTAATGCCACTTCAAATATCTCTAgcatttatatttatatactcaCTTCACTACAGAGATTCTCATATATCAAGATCCATCATTAATCAACCCAAAATGTCTACTGCACTctctattatattttatatgtgcCATGAGATTATGTTGGCGTTAGGGTTCCCAGGTATGATAGGTAACAACGGGGGTGACCAAATTATGCTTCCAATTCAATTGATTGGTGCATTCCTTATGGTACTTCTGGCATTCTATAGCATAGGTTATATAACAGAATACAAGCGGCATGATCCCAGTCAGTGGCCGACCGAGGGCATGACCAAGTGGAATGCCATGTGTTACTGGTTAAAGATGGCGAgcaaaattacaaataaaaatttcaaacaaTTGTTTACAAATGATTTATGGAAATATTTAGATATATTTTACTTCAATTAG